A window of the Lysinibacillus irui genome harbors these coding sequences:
- a CDS encoding BMQ_0737 family morphogenetic spore coat protein, which translates to MQEHMPSQAQELICINVDKVYDWIVKEMSFDISPTGPITFPGVTATTDLTGAIVTCRVIPAATNPIVILNRENRQFTIDGSTVCLQHLNVQKNFILTIVVTLPNGTVFTSTNIPVSRCEQVTLCAPKGTDVEILYTDLDCFVCTTGTLTVGTGAAAGTITFSALTITVAVCQSIQSTFPVTVEFLATFCEPRADLPFSCPTAVRPQQCPVIFPPMG; encoded by the coding sequence ATGCAAGAGCATATGCCATCCCAGGCGCAGGAACTAATCTGTATAAATGTTGATAAGGTATACGACTGGATTGTAAAAGAAATGTCGTTTGATATTTCGCCTACTGGACCAATTACATTCCCAGGTGTTACAGCAACTACTGACTTAACAGGTGCTATTGTTACTTGTCGAGTAATTCCAGCAGCTACAAATCCAATTGTGATTCTAAACCGTGAGAATCGCCAATTCACTATTGATGGATCAACTGTTTGTCTGCAACATCTAAATGTTCAAAAGAACTTCATTCTAACAATTGTCGTTACTTTACCTAATGGTACTGTTTTCACAAGCACTAACATTCCAGTTTCTCGCTGTGAGCAAGTGACGTTATGTGCGCCTAAGGGAACAGACGTTGAAATTTTATACACAGATTTAGATTGCTTCGTTTGTACAACTGGAACACTTACTGTTGGAACAGGTGCTGCAGCAGGTACAATCACGTTCTCTGCGTTGACAATTACTGTTGCTGTTTGTCAAAGTATTCAATCTACATTCCCAGTTACTGTGGAATTCTTAGCAACTTTCTGCGAACCAAGAGCAGACTTACCATTCTCATGTCCAACTGCGGTTCGTCCACAACAATGCCCTGTTATTTTCCCACCTATGGGTTAA
- a CDS encoding alpha/beta hydrolase — protein sequence MKRTKIEHATQQITSKLTDYTYTINIYVPSEEAPEVGFPVLYVLDGSSYFNLVKEAIRLQSRNAPKTGVLPAVVVGIGHGDDMRERRFYDFTAPAETYIYPARFKGKGHEKLGGAVYFSRFIEEELKPTIEAQYPVNKAQEALFGHSLGGYFTLWQLFHHQSSFQRYLAISPSIWWNEHELVQCASVFLNEHQEMNETLFISAGELETFMVDDARQMATLLEKIMNVEFYEALDENHASIVPTVMSRAIRFMHK from the coding sequence ATGAAGAGAACTAAAATAGAGCATGCCACACAACAAATAACATCGAAATTAACGGATTATACGTACACGATTAATATCTATGTGCCAAGTGAGGAAGCACCAGAAGTAGGCTTTCCGGTGTTGTATGTACTAGATGGCTCATCTTATTTTAATCTTGTAAAGGAAGCGATACGTTTACAAAGTCGTAATGCACCAAAGACGGGGGTCCTACCAGCTGTTGTTGTAGGCATCGGACATGGCGATGATATGCGTGAAAGAAGATTTTATGATTTTACGGCGCCAGCAGAGACATATATTTATCCTGCACGATTTAAAGGGAAGGGTCATGAAAAGTTAGGAGGAGCAGTGTATTTTAGCCGCTTTATAGAGGAAGAGCTGAAGCCGACAATTGAGGCCCAATATCCTGTGAATAAAGCACAGGAAGCTTTATTTGGTCATTCCTTAGGAGGTTATTTTACGCTTTGGCAACTGTTTCACCATCAATCTAGCTTCCAACGCTATCTAGCTATTAGCCCTTCAATTTGGTGGAATGAGCATGAATTAGTACAATGTGCGTCAGTATTTTTGAATGAGCATCAAGAAATGAACGAAACATTGTTTATTAGTGCAGGTGAACTTGAAACCTTTATGGTGGATGATGCGCGCCAAATGGCAACGTTACTAGAAAAAATAATGAATGTTGAGTTTTACGAGGCTTTAGACGAAAATCATGCTTCAATTGTACCAACTGTTATGAGTAGAGCCATACGCTTTATGCATAAATAA
- a CDS encoding exosporium glycoprotein BclB-related protein, producing the protein MCLNNSMCGCSGNGHGNGECTALGPFIGIDAACITPPVATGAIIPFSSGIDPVALVAVAGGLIGTVSLVGFGTSVPGIALTGVNIDLTSTLTEAFNVPRPGTITSISATISATAALTLTGTGTVRAQIYRAVPGSNVFSPTAAFVDLLPALPLAAVVAGTIASGNANVSVPVNTGDRLVMVFSLTTSGVAATLLGNASAGINIV; encoded by the coding sequence ATGTGTTTGAATAATTCAATGTGTGGTTGCTCTGGTAATGGTCATGGTAATGGTGAATGTACTGCTCTAGGCCCATTTATCGGAATTGATGCTGCATGTATTACTCCACCGGTAGCTACAGGTGCGATTATCCCATTTTCTTCAGGGATTGACCCTGTTGCATTAGTAGCTGTTGCAGGTGGTTTAATTGGGACTGTAAGTCTTGTTGGCTTCGGGACATCTGTTCCAGGGATAGCTCTTACTGGTGTTAATATAGATTTAACAAGTACTCTTACAGAAGCGTTTAATGTTCCACGCCCAGGTACAATTACATCTATTTCCGCTACAATTTCAGCAACTGCTGCTTTAACTTTAACAGGAACAGGGACAGTTAGAGCACAGATTTACCGCGCAGTTCCAGGAAGTAACGTTTTCAGCCCTACTGCAGCATTTGTTGATTTATTACCAGCATTACCATTAGCAGCTGTAGTAGCTGGTACGATTGCAAGTGGCAATGCAAACGTATCTGTTCCAGTAAATACTGGAGACCGCTTAGTAATGGTGTTCTCCTTGACTACTTCAGGGGTTGCTGCGACTCTTCTTGGTAACGCAAGTGCAGGAATCAATATTGTATAA
- a CDS encoding YfiT family bacillithiol transferase, whose protein sequence is MTDLQYPIGQFQLPKEVTSQQVKEWIDDIRLLPMQLAEALSGASEQALAKTYRENGWTVKQLVHHIADSHMNSYIRFKLALTEDVPTIKPYNEAEWAQLPDSAMPVATSYNLIENLHERWVYLLSNLKDEQLQRAFNHPDSGLTTLEQAIGLYAWHGKHHLAHIQFALGA, encoded by the coding sequence ATGACAGATCTACAATATCCTATTGGACAGTTTCAATTACCAAAAGAGGTTACTTCACAGCAGGTAAAAGAATGGATTGACGACATTCGTTTATTACCGATGCAGCTTGCAGAGGCCTTGAGTGGAGCAAGTGAGCAAGCATTGGCAAAAACCTACCGAGAAAATGGTTGGACAGTTAAACAGCTAGTCCATCATATTGCCGACAGCCACATGAATAGCTATATCCGTTTTAAGCTAGCCCTAACAGAGGACGTCCCAACCATTAAACCATACAATGAAGCGGAATGGGCACAGCTACCAGATTCTGCAATGCCAGTAGCAACTTCTTATAATTTAATAGAAAATTTACATGAACGTTGGGTTTACTTGCTAAGTAACTTAAAAGATGAGCAATTACAACGAGCATTCAATCATCCTGATTCAGGACTGACAACACTGGAGCAAGCAATCGGTTTATATGCTTGGCATGGTAAGCATCATTTGGCACATATTCAGTTTGCTTTGGGGGCATAA
- a CDS encoding ABC transporter ATP-binding protein, with translation MENLASGYEQVRVFEGLNLTIEEGKVTTIIGPNGCGKSTLLKTIGRILKKQQGTVYLQEQNMQNLSTKDIAKKLAILSQTPVAPGQLKVQELIAYGRYPHRNNVNRLTNKDEEMIEWALTVTNTMEYRNRELAQLSGGQRQRVWLAMALAQETNILLLDEPTTYLDMAHQLEVLDIVKSLNEQHDCTIVMVLHDINHAARYSDHLIAMQKGVIIQTGTPQEIVSAEVMRKVFHIDARIMEDPVTNTPVCYGYDILKEGDK, from the coding sequence ATGGAAAATTTAGCTTCCGGTTATGAGCAGGTTCGTGTATTTGAAGGCTTAAATTTAACGATAGAAGAGGGCAAGGTGACAACGATTATTGGTCCAAATGGGTGTGGTAAATCAACCCTTCTTAAAACAATTGGACGTATATTAAAAAAGCAGCAAGGCACGGTATACTTGCAAGAGCAAAATATGCAAAATTTATCGACCAAGGATATTGCAAAGAAACTAGCTATTCTATCTCAAACACCTGTTGCACCTGGTCAATTAAAGGTGCAGGAGTTAATTGCCTATGGTCGTTATCCACATCGAAACAATGTCAATCGATTAACAAATAAAGATGAGGAAATGATTGAGTGGGCGTTAACTGTCACAAATACGATGGAATATCGTAATCGAGAGCTTGCACAGCTGTCTGGAGGTCAGCGTCAGCGCGTTTGGTTAGCGATGGCTTTAGCACAAGAAACAAATATTTTACTGTTGGACGAGCCTACTACCTATTTAGATATGGCACATCAGCTAGAAGTGCTGGATATAGTCAAAAGCTTAAATGAGCAGCACGACTGTACAATTGTCATGGTTCTACATGATATTAACCACGCTGCCAGATATTCAGATCATCTTATTGCGATGCAGAAAGGTGTTATTATACAAACCGGAACGCCGCAGGAAATAGTAAGTGCAGAAGTGATGCGTAAAGTATTTCATATTGATGCACGCATTATGGAAGATCCAGTAACGAATACACCTGTATGCTATGGCTATGACATTTTAAAGGAGGGTGACAAATGA